Proteins encoded in a region of the Hippopotamus amphibius kiboko isolate mHipAmp2 chromosome 11, mHipAmp2.hap2, whole genome shotgun sequence genome:
- the LOC130831550 gene encoding olfactory receptor 2H1-like has protein sequence MVNHSSPVDFLLLGFSEYPELERILFVVVLISYLLTLVGNTLIILLSVLDPRLHSPMYFFLSNLSFLDLCITTSFVPQMLVNLWGPKKTISFLGCSVQLFIFLLLGTTECILLTVMAFDRYVAVCQPLRYATIIHPRLCRRLAAVAWVMGLVQSVVQTPPTLHLPFCPHRQIDDFVCEVPSLIQLSCGNTTYNEIQLAVSSVIFLVMPLTLILISYGAIAWAVLRINSAIAWRKALGTCSSHLTVVSIFYSLVISVYLQPKNPYAQKRGKFFGLFYAVGTPSLNPLIYTLRNKEVKRALRRLLGKDGDSRES, from the coding sequence ATGGTCAACCACAGCTCCCCAGTGGATTTCCTCCTTCTAGGCTTCTCTGAATACCCAGAGCTTGAAAGAATCCTCTTCGTGGTCGTCTTGATTTCTTACCTCCTGACTCTGGTGGGCAACACGCTCATCATCCTGCTGTCCGTGCTGGACCCCAGGCTCCACTCCCCAATGTACTTTTTCCTCTCCAACCTTTCCTTCTTGGACCTCTGCATCACCACAAGCTTTGTTCCCCAGATGCTGGTCAACCTCTGGggcccaaagaaaaccatcagctTCCTTGGCTGTTCTGTCCAGCTCTTCATCTTCCTGCTTCTGGGGACCACTGAGTGCATCCTCCTGACAGTGATGGCCTTTGACCGCTACGTGGCTGTCTGCCAGCCCCTCCGCTATGCTACCATCATCCACCCCCGCCTGTGCCGGCGGCTGGCAGCTGTGGCCTGGGTAATGGGTCTGGTCCAATCAGTAGTCCAGACACCACCCACCCTCCACCTGCCCTTCTGCCCTCATCGGCAGATAGATGACTTTGTATGTGAAGTCCCTTCTCTAATTCAACTCTCCTGTGGCAACACCACCTACAATGAAATTCAGTTAGCGGTGTCCAGTGTTATCTTCCTGGTCATGCCACTCACCCTCATTCTTATCTCTTATGGTGCCATTGCCTGGGCAGTGCTGAGGATTAACTCTGCCATAGCATGGAGAAAGGCTTTGGGGACCTGCTCCTCCCATCTCACTGTGGTCTCCATCTTCTACAGTTTAGTCATTTCCGTTTACCTCCAGCCAAAAAATCCCTATGCCCAGAAAAGGGGCAAGTTCTTTGGTCTTTTCTATGCAGTGGGAACTCCTTCCCTTAACCCCCTCATATACACCCTGAGGAACAAGGAGGTAAAGAGGGCACTCAGGAGGTTGCTGGGAAAGGATGGGGATTCCAG